A single genomic interval of Porphyromonas sp. oral taxon 275 harbors:
- the ribF gene encoding riboflavin biosynthesis protein RibF, which translates to MDQALVATLGSFDGIHRGHQQLFVRMQAFARKLGGRTLVLTFDPHPAELLRPEAAPPHLLPLAENMAYIYAAGVDEVEVELFTRELAARTAGEYLRHLATDYGVTHLFLGYDHRFGSDGRQLSPEEYEALAADCGITLLRDVALLYGDERPISSSAIRRAITEGAMEEARELLGRPHSCSGVVVSGQRLGRRLGFPTANLQRLDPLQLLPPAGVYACRVYSLPGSTHFVPERGGMLYLGSRPTLGGDLEPSIEVHLFDFDAEIYGAELRVELLSRLAPERRFASLDELKTALSVYADETRAYLAAHP; encoded by the coding sequence ATGGATCAGGCGCTAGTCGCTACCCTCGGCAGCTTCGACGGGATACATCGCGGGCACCAGCAGCTCTTCGTGCGCATGCAGGCCTTTGCTCGCAAGCTCGGAGGGCGTACGCTCGTCCTGACCTTTGACCCGCATCCTGCCGAACTGCTACGCCCCGAGGCCGCCCCGCCGCATCTCCTGCCGCTGGCCGAGAACATGGCCTATATCTACGCCGCAGGCGTGGACGAGGTCGAGGTAGAGCTCTTTACCCGCGAGCTCGCAGCACGCACGGCAGGGGAATACCTGCGCCACCTAGCGACGGACTACGGGGTGACACACCTCTTCCTGGGCTATGATCATCGCTTCGGCTCGGACGGGCGTCAGCTGAGCCCCGAGGAGTACGAAGCGCTCGCCGCGGACTGTGGCATCACCCTGCTGCGTGATGTGGCGCTGCTCTACGGCGATGAGCGGCCGATCAGTTCGTCCGCTATCCGCCGCGCCATCACCGAGGGTGCGATGGAGGAGGCTAGGGAGCTCCTGGGTCGCCCGCATAGCTGCAGTGGCGTGGTGGTTTCTGGTCAGCGTCTCGGCCGTCGTCTGGGCTTCCCGACAGCGAACCTCCAGCGCCTTGACCCCCTGCAGCTGCTGCCTCCTGCAGGTGTCTATGCCTGCCGCGTGTATAGCCTCCCCGGGTCGACGCACTTCGTGCCCGAGCGGGGCGGTATGCTCTATCTCGGTTCGCGCCCTACGCTGGGCGGCGATCTGGAGCCCTCCATCGAAGTACACCTCTTTGACTTCGATGCCGAGATCTACGGGGCGGAGCTGCGCGTCGAGCTGCTGAGTCGCTTGGCTCCCGAGCGGCGCTTCGCTTCGCTCGACGAACTCAAGACGGCGCTCTCGGTCTATGCCGACGAGACGCGCGCCTATCTCGCAGCGCATCCTTAG
- a CDS encoding CCA tRNA nucleotidyltransferase, protein MLDEALVKDKIDTPLFHLIGQAADELGVEAYVVGGYVRDLFLRRPSKDIDIVSVGRGIDLAEAVARRLGRGAHISVFARFGTAQVKQGELELEFVGARRESYSPDSRKPVVEDGTLEEDQQRRDFTVNALALCLNEGRFGELVDPFYGLEDMEDLTLRTPLDPDVTFSDDPLRMMRALRFASQLGFFIDPEIFAAIGRNAERIAIISAERISTEFNKILLSPRPSVGLELFELSGLMGLVFPELLELKGAETREGIGHKDNLTHTYKVVDNLARALTARGRREEDLWLLWAALLHDIGKPRTKRFDKRLGWTFHNHNYVGMKMVKRIFTRLRLPLDAKLHYVEKLVNLHMRPAMLVDEGVTDSAVRRLLFEAGDDIDDLMLLVEADITSKNPQKVRKYLDNYSLVRQKLADIEEKDRVRNFQPPISGELIMQTFALSPCREVGLIKDAIKEAILEGTIPNEYEAAHAYMLHEAAKLGLTAQ, encoded by the coding sequence ATGCTTGATGAAGCCCTAGTAAAGGACAAGATCGACACCCCCCTCTTCCATCTCATAGGTCAGGCAGCTGACGAACTAGGCGTCGAGGCCTATGTCGTGGGCGGCTACGTGCGTGACCTCTTCCTGCGTCGCCCCTCCAAGGATATAGACATCGTCTCCGTGGGGCGGGGGATCGACCTAGCGGAGGCCGTAGCGCGGAGGCTAGGCCGTGGGGCGCACATCTCGGTCTTTGCTCGCTTCGGTACGGCTCAGGTCAAGCAGGGGGAGCTGGAGCTAGAGTTCGTCGGTGCGCGCCGCGAGAGCTACAGCCCCGATAGCCGCAAGCCCGTCGTCGAGGACGGGACGCTGGAGGAGGACCAGCAGCGCCGTGACTTCACCGTCAATGCTCTGGCACTCTGCCTCAATGAAGGGCGCTTCGGCGAGCTCGTCGACCCCTTCTACGGGCTGGAGGACATGGAGGACCTGACGCTGCGCACGCCGCTGGACCCCGATGTGACCTTCAGCGATGATCCGCTGCGCATGATGCGGGCGCTACGCTTCGCCTCGCAGCTGGGCTTCTTCATCGACCCCGAGATCTTCGCGGCCATAGGGCGCAATGCCGAGCGCATCGCCATCATCTCGGCCGAGCGCATCTCTACGGAGTTCAACAAGATCCTGCTTTCGCCTCGTCCCTCGGTGGGGCTGGAGCTCTTCGAGCTCTCGGGGCTCATGGGCCTCGTCTTCCCCGAGCTGCTGGAGCTGAAGGGCGCCGAGACGCGCGAGGGCATAGGGCACAAGGATAACCTTACCCATACCTATAAGGTCGTAGACAATTTAGCGCGGGCGCTCACGGCTCGCGGGCGCCGCGAGGAGGACCTGTGGCTGCTGTGGGCGGCGCTGCTGCACGACATCGGTAAGCCGCGCACCAAGCGCTTCGACAAGCGCCTAGGCTGGACCTTCCACAACCACAACTACGTGGGGATGAAGATGGTCAAGCGTATCTTCACTCGTCTACGCCTGCCGCTGGATGCCAAGCTCCACTACGTCGAGAAGCTGGTGAACCTGCACATGCGCCCCGCCATGCTCGTCGATGAGGGCGTGACGGACTCGGCCGTGCGTCGCCTGCTCTTCGAGGCGGGGGATGATATCGACGACCTCATGCTCCTGGTGGAGGCCGACATCACTAGCAAGAACCCGCAGAAGGTGCGTAAGTACCTCGACAACTACAGCCTCGTGCGGCAGAAGCTCGCCGATATCGAGGAGAAGGACCGAGTACGCAACTTCCAGCCGCCCATCTCGGGCGAACTGATCATGCAGACCTTTGCCCTCAGCCCCTGCCGCGAGGTGGGGCTCATCAAGGACGCCATCAAGGAGGCCATCCTCGAGGGTACCATTCCCAACGAGTACGAGGCCGCCCACGCCTACATGCTCCACGAGGCCGCCAAGCTCGGCCTCACCGCCCAGTAA
- a CDS encoding DNA cytosine methyltransferase: MSVVEYPTAYIPPCEDASCSDCNLLFDGDEFDPSWVNSQMSYPNRRLRLATVFSGIGAIEHAFNRLNLETELTFACDIDPFVRKSYFANYPMTEDRWFDDVKQIDGRRFQGMVDLFVGGSPCQSFSLVGKRRGMEDARGTLFYEFARLVSEIQPKVFIYENVRGLTNHDEGRTFEVVKATFDELGYRYYAQVLNAKDYGIPQNRERIFIVGFRDPSTEFTFPSPIKLETRMQDFLEDYIDSRYFLQEKGVKFVTSSKNRLKRYTQINGEVALCQKANQQFNWHGDFVFDERAVPEFDEFLFDVRDVEEKYYLSDKVKEYVLSPGTKTFRTSIRTDLEVARPLLQSMHKMHRAGVDNYVTHTGRIRKLTPRECLRLMGFRDSFRQVVSDTQMYRQAGNSIVVDVLIALLKQIDIMNYASE; this comes from the coding sequence ATGTCAGTAGTAGAATACCCTACCGCCTATATTCCTCCTTGCGAGGATGCTTCTTGCTCGGATTGCAACCTGTTGTTTGATGGAGATGAATTTGATCCTAGTTGGGTTAATTCTCAAATGTCCTATCCCAATCGGAGATTACGATTGGCGACTGTCTTTTCCGGCATTGGAGCTATAGAGCACGCGTTCAATCGTCTTAACCTCGAGACCGAACTCACCTTTGCTTGCGATATTGACCCCTTTGTCCGAAAGAGTTATTTCGCTAATTATCCAATGACAGAGGATCGTTGGTTTGATGACGTCAAGCAGATAGATGGACGACGATTTCAAGGCATGGTAGACCTATTTGTTGGAGGAAGTCCTTGCCAATCTTTCTCGCTTGTGGGGAAAAGACGAGGCATGGAAGATGCAAGGGGAACTTTGTTCTATGAGTTTGCACGCCTAGTGTCAGAAATACAGCCTAAGGTATTCATCTACGAGAATGTGAGGGGGCTGACCAATCACGATGAAGGAAGAACCTTTGAGGTGGTTAAGGCTACTTTTGATGAGTTAGGCTATCGCTATTACGCTCAAGTATTGAATGCTAAGGACTATGGGATTCCACAGAATAGAGAGCGCATCTTTATCGTGGGGTTTCGCGATCCTTCTACAGAATTCACATTTCCTTCGCCCATTAAGCTTGAAACAAGGATGCAGGATTTTCTTGAGGATTATATCGATAGCCGATACTTTCTCCAAGAAAAGGGGGTCAAGTTTGTTACGAGTAGCAAGAATCGCCTGAAGCGTTATACTCAAATTAATGGGGAGGTCGCTCTATGTCAAAAGGCAAATCAGCAGTTCAATTGGCATGGTGATTTTGTGTTTGATGAGCGTGCTGTACCTGAGTTTGATGAGTTCTTATTTGATGTTCGAGATGTGGAGGAGAAATACTATCTCTCAGATAAAGTGAAGGAGTATGTTCTTTCTCCTGGGACAAAGACTTTCAGAACTTCCATACGGACTGATTTAGAGGTAGCTCGGCCTCTATTACAATCTATGCACAAAATGCATCGTGCGGGCGTAGATAATTATGTTACTCATACTGGGCGAATTCGCAAGCTGACTCCTCGTGAGTGTTTACGCTTAATGGGGTTTAGGGATAGCTTTCGGCAGGTTGTTAGCGATACCCAAATGTACCGGCAGGCTGGCAATAGTATTGTCGTGGATGTCCTGATTGCCCTGCTCAAGCAGATCGATATTATGAATTATGCTTCAGAATAA
- a CDS encoding oxaloacetate decarboxylase, protein MEQREIKFSLIYRDMWQSSGKYQPRKDQLERIAPVFVEMGCFARVETNGGAFEQVNLLYGENPNKAVRAFTKPLNEAGIQTHMLDRGLNGLRMFPVPADVRRLMYKVKKAQGVDITRIFDGLNDPRNVIPSITYAKEAGMIPQATLCITHSPVHTVEYYADLADQFIAAGAPEICLKDMAGVGRPAFLGRLVKAIKTKHPEVIIEYHGHTGPGFSVASMLEVCRNGADIVDVAIEPLSWGKIHPDVITIREMLIDAGFKVADINMDAYMKARALTQEFIDDFLGYFINPSNLLMSSLLVGCGLPGGMMGSMMADLKGVHAGINMHLRKKGEPELSVDDLLVRLFDEVAYVWPRLGYPPLVTPFSQYVKNVALMNVYNLTIGKGRWEAIDNNTWGMILGKSGRLPGKLDPEIVELAASKGFEFTTEDPQLNYPDALDKFRAEMVENGWELGEDDEELFEFAMHESQYRDYKSGAAKERFQAELDKAKTDALVKKGYSPEDALKVKRQGTEPIEAPASGQIIWEVDPEDYSTAPALGTYIKTGEPLCYIQTTAGYFEPVYSNFTGRLSEVTAQGANVRKGEALAYVRPAEKEELFVECESEQLKRVEKLEEVRHVLRKRRGEK, encoded by the coding sequence ATGGAACAGAGAGAAATCAAGTTCAGCCTGATCTACCGCGACATGTGGCAGTCCTCGGGTAAGTATCAGCCACGTAAGGATCAGCTCGAGCGTATCGCTCCTGTCTTCGTCGAGATGGGCTGCTTCGCCCGCGTCGAGACCAACGGCGGTGCCTTCGAGCAGGTCAACCTCCTCTACGGCGAGAACCCCAATAAGGCCGTGCGCGCCTTCACCAAGCCCCTCAACGAGGCAGGTATCCAGACGCACATGCTCGACCGTGGTCTGAATGGTCTGCGTATGTTCCCCGTGCCCGCTGACGTGCGTCGCCTGATGTATAAGGTCAAGAAGGCGCAGGGCGTAGACATCACGCGTATCTTCGACGGGCTTAACGACCCGCGCAACGTCATCCCCTCCATCACCTACGCCAAGGAGGCGGGCATGATCCCCCAGGCTACGCTCTGTATCACGCACTCGCCCGTGCACACGGTAGAGTACTATGCCGACCTAGCCGATCAGTTCATCGCCGCAGGCGCCCCCGAGATCTGTCTCAAGGACATGGCTGGGGTAGGGCGTCCCGCCTTCCTCGGTCGTCTGGTCAAGGCCATCAAGACCAAGCACCCCGAGGTCATCATCGAGTACCACGGCCACACGGGCCCTGGCTTCTCCGTCGCCTCTATGCTGGAGGTCTGCCGTAATGGTGCCGACATCGTCGACGTAGCTATCGAGCCGCTGTCCTGGGGTAAGATCCACCCAGACGTCATCACCATCCGTGAGATGCTCATCGATGCGGGCTTCAAGGTCGCCGACATCAACATGGATGCCTACATGAAGGCACGTGCCCTGACGCAGGAGTTCATCGACGACTTCCTCGGCTACTTCATCAACCCCTCCAACCTCCTCATGTCCTCGCTGCTCGTAGGCTGCGGTCTGCCTGGTGGTATGATGGGCTCGATGATGGCTGACCTCAAGGGCGTGCACGCTGGGATCAACATGCACCTGCGCAAGAAGGGTGAGCCCGAGCTGAGCGTCGACGACCTCCTGGTGCGCCTCTTCGACGAAGTCGCCTACGTATGGCCTCGCCTCGGGTATCCCCCACTGGTGACGCCCTTCAGCCAGTACGTCAAGAACGTCGCGCTGATGAACGTCTACAACCTCACCATCGGCAAGGGCCGCTGGGAGGCGATCGACAACAATACCTGGGGTATGATCCTCGGCAAGTCGGGTCGCCTGCCGGGCAAGCTCGATCCCGAGATCGTCGAGCTGGCTGCCAGCAAGGGCTTCGAGTTCACCACCGAGGACCCTCAGCTCAACTACCCCGATGCGCTGGATAAGTTCCGCGCCGAGATGGTAGAGAACGGCTGGGAGCTGGGCGAGGACGACGAAGAGCTCTTCGAATTCGCCATGCACGAGAGCCAGTACCGCGACTACAAGAGTGGTGCGGCTAAGGAGCGCTTCCAGGCAGAGCTGGACAAGGCTAAGACCGACGCCCTCGTCAAGAAGGGCTACAGCCCCGAGGATGCCCTCAAGGTCAAGCGTCAGGGTACCGAGCCTATCGAGGCCCCTGCCTCCGGTCAGATCATCTGGGAGGTAGACCCCGAGGACTACTCTACGGCCCCAGCCCTCGGCACCTACATCAAGACGGGTGAGCCCCTCTGCTACATCCAGACGACGGCAGGCTACTTCGAGCCTGTGTACTCCAACTTCACGGGTCGCCTCTCCGAGGTCACGGCTCAGGGCGCCAACGTCCGCAAGGGTGAGGCCCTAGCCTACGTCCGTCCCGCCGAGAAGGAGGAGCTCTTCGTCGAGTGTGAGAGCGAGCAGCTCAAGCGCGTCGAGAAGCTCGAGGAGGTACGCCACGTGCTGCGCAAGCGCCGCGGCGAGAAGTAA
- a CDS encoding 16S rRNA (uracil(1498)-N(3))-methyltransferase, which translates to MKDWPLFYAPDVKEQLALPEAEAQHALRVLRVRPGDELLATDGRGALYELRVTATDRRHCLVELMHEERWQPYWRGRLTLALAPTKSMERIEWTLEKAVELGVDELILLRVKHSERKHTNVARLERIIESAMKQSHKAWLPELRVDVPFAELLEEHPAAVKLIAHCRAELQPARRLISDCWQAGADTLLAIGPEGDFTEEELQRAFERGYQPITLGESRLRTETAGLVALQWLHTLDQMDRSAQSTTTRQE; encoded by the coding sequence ATGAAGGATTGGCCCCTCTTCTATGCCCCTGATGTGAAGGAGCAGCTGGCCCTGCCCGAGGCGGAGGCGCAGCATGCGCTGCGCGTGCTACGCGTCAGGCCTGGGGACGAGCTGCTGGCCACCGACGGCCGTGGCGCGCTCTACGAGCTGCGGGTGACGGCTACCGACAGGCGCCACTGCCTGGTGGAGCTGATGCATGAGGAGCGCTGGCAGCCCTATTGGCGCGGCCGTCTGACGCTGGCCCTAGCCCCGACCAAGAGCATGGAGCGCATCGAGTGGACGCTGGAGAAGGCCGTCGAGCTCGGCGTGGATGAGCTCATCCTCCTTCGGGTGAAGCACTCCGAGCGCAAGCATACCAACGTGGCGCGCCTAGAGCGTATCATCGAGAGCGCCATGAAGCAGAGCCACAAGGCCTGGCTGCCCGAGCTGCGTGTGGACGTACCCTTCGCCGAGCTCCTAGAGGAGCATCCCGCGGCTGTCAAGCTCATCGCCCACTGCCGCGCGGAGCTGCAGCCCGCGCGGCGCCTCATCTCCGACTGCTGGCAGGCGGGGGCGGATACGCTGCTGGCGATAGGCCCTGAGGGGGACTTCACCGAGGAGGAGCTGCAGCGCGCCTTCGAGCGCGGCTATCAGCCCATTACCCTTGGGGAGAGTCGCCTACGCACGGAGACGGCGGGGCTGGTGGCCCTACAGTGGCTGCACACCCTCGACCAGATGGACCGATCGGCCCAGAGCACTACCACGAGACAAGAATAA